One genomic segment of [Phormidium] sp. ETS-05 includes these proteins:
- the larE gene encoding ATP-dependent sacrificial sulfur transferase LarE translates to MNKLEQLRGIFREMERALIAYSGGIDSTLVAKVAWDVLGDKALAVTAVSPSLLPEDLEDARVQAAEIGIRHEEVETQEMANPNYTSNPVNRCYFCKSELHDTLKPLALERGYPYVVDGVNADDLQDYRPGIQAAKERGARSPLAEVGITKAEVRQIAQQLGLPWWDKPAQPCLSSRFPYGEEITVAKLQRVGRGERYLRQLGWSNLRVRSAGDTARIELPPDQIKEFIAATDLPALVAAFKDFGFLYVTLDLEGYFSGKLNQVLAPEMRMVKI, encoded by the coding sequence ATGAATAAATTAGAACAGCTTCGGGGGATTTTTCGAGAAATGGAGCGGGCGTTGATTGCCTATTCCGGCGGTATTGATAGCACTTTGGTGGCAAAAGTGGCTTGGGATGTGTTGGGAGATAAGGCTTTGGCGGTGACGGCGGTTTCGCCTTCTTTGCTACCGGAAGATTTGGAAGATGCTAGGGTGCAAGCGGCAGAAATTGGGATTCGCCATGAGGAGGTAGAAACTCAGGAAATGGCTAATCCTAATTATACGTCTAATCCGGTGAATCGCTGTTATTTCTGTAAGAGCGAATTGCACGATACTTTGAAACCGTTGGCTTTAGAGCGGGGTTATCCTTATGTGGTGGATGGGGTGAATGCGGATGATTTGCAGGACTATCGCCCGGGGATTCAGGCGGCGAAGGAACGTGGGGCTCGATCGCCTTTGGCGGAAGTAGGCATTACTAAAGCCGAAGTCCGGCAAATTGCCCAACAATTGGGTTTACCTTGGTGGGATAAACCGGCTCAACCTTGTTTGAGTTCTCGTTTTCCCTATGGGGAAGAAATCACGGTGGCAAAATTGCAGCGGGTGGGGCGTGGCGAGCGGTATTTGCGCCAGTTGGGATGGTCAAATTTGCGGGTGCGTTCCGCTGGGGATACGGCTCGCATTGAGTTACCACCGGACCAGATTAAGGAGTTTATCGCTGCTACGGATTTACCGGCGTTGGTGGCGGCTTTTAAAGATTTTGGGTTTCTTTATGTGACGCTGGATTTAGAGGGTTATTTCTCTGGTAAGCTGAATCAAGTTTTGGCACCGGAAATGAGAATGGTCAAAATTTAA
- a CDS encoding ABC transporter permease, producing the protein MLSVGDPRGVISRIWAISGNLFWEVLRQRVLYLIGFFALFLLGSLRLISEIAIGTEDKIITDLGIGGIGVFGLIVAVFVGTEMLNKEIEKRTILVLLAKPISRAELIVGKHLGLSAVLALLIAITTLIYFAILSLNRIDYKLGSILVAMVYIFLELTLLAAFAIAFGVLTSGLLGSLLTFGIYLMGHLSPDIVKAGALTENPAIITFTKYLYLILPDLTKLDLKNLAVYGKLPPPQTLAFNALYAIFYTVLVLSITTLAFRKREF; encoded by the coding sequence ATGTTATCGGTTGGAGACCCTAGAGGGGTGATTTCTAGAATCTGGGCAATTAGCGGTAATCTATTTTGGGAAGTCTTGCGCCAGCGGGTTTTATACCTGATTGGCTTCTTTGCCCTCTTCTTGCTGGGCTCCCTGCGGTTGATATCGGAAATTGCCATCGGCACCGAGGATAAAATTATCACCGATTTGGGTATCGGCGGGATTGGCGTTTTTGGCTTAATTGTGGCCGTGTTCGTGGGCACGGAAATGCTTAACAAAGAAATCGAAAAACGCACGATTTTGGTACTGCTAGCTAAGCCCATCAGCCGCGCTGAACTGATTGTGGGCAAGCATTTAGGTCTGTCTGCGGTGCTTGCCCTCCTCATCGCCATTACTACGCTTATTTACTTTGCCATTTTGAGTTTGAATCGCATTGATTATAAACTTGGCAGTATTTTGGTGGCAATGGTTTATATTTTTTTAGAGTTAACTTTGCTAGCGGCATTTGCCATTGCTTTTGGTGTTTTAACTAGCGGTTTGCTGGGGTCGCTGCTGACTTTCGGGATTTATTTGATGGGTCATTTGAGCCCGGATATCGTTAAAGCTGGCGCCCTGACGGAAAATCCGGCAATTATCACTTTCACGAAGTACCTTTATTTGATTTTACCGGATTTGACTAAGCTGGATTTAAAAAATCTGGCGGTGTATGGCAAGTTACCGCCGCCCCAGACTTTGGCTTTTAACGCTTTATATGCGATATTTTACACGGTGCTGGTACTATCCATCACAACTCTCGCGTTTAGAAAGCGGGAATTTTGA
- a CDS encoding glucokinase has translation MTLILAGDIGGTKTLLRLVEISAGEPGEMTSQMKDLYQGSYPSQRFTDLVPLVEQFFAEAAASLGTKPAPFKACLAIAGPVVNNTSNLTNLNWYLTRERLEQELNIPRVQLINDFEAVGYGILGLSAGEIHTLQAGHHEPSAPIAVIGAGTGLGEAFLIWRHNVKRQVDEYVVLPSEGGHVDFAPRNDDEWQVWQYLRRSGLDHISVERVVSGMGIVPIYESLRLQDASYSMAPKTEAAEISAAALDGSDSLCDRALQIFVEAYGAEAGNMALKLLPYGGLYLAGGIGPKILPLIEKEHRFMKAFRDKGRVSGLLERVPVHLVLNDQVGLLGAAVYTLRM, from the coding sequence ATGACTTTAATTCTTGCAGGAGATATTGGCGGGACGAAAACCCTGCTGCGCTTAGTGGAGATATCCGCTGGCGAACCGGGGGAAATGACTTCTCAAATGAAAGACCTGTATCAGGGTTCTTATCCTAGCCAGAGGTTTACCGATTTGGTGCCTCTGGTAGAGCAATTTTTTGCCGAAGCAGCGGCAAGTTTGGGGACAAAACCAGCACCGTTTAAGGCTTGTTTGGCCATTGCTGGCCCGGTGGTAAATAATACCTCGAACTTGACTAACCTAAATTGGTATTTGACCAGGGAGCGATTGGAACAAGAGTTAAATATCCCGCGAGTGCAGCTAATTAACGACTTTGAAGCGGTGGGTTATGGTATTTTGGGGCTATCGGCGGGGGAAATTCACACTCTGCAAGCGGGACACCATGAACCAAGTGCCCCGATCGCCGTAATTGGCGCCGGAACAGGTTTGGGAGAAGCATTTTTAATTTGGCGTCACAACGTCAAACGTCAAGTTGACGAATATGTTGTTTTACCCTCAGAAGGGGGTCACGTTGACTTTGCCCCCCGCAATGATGATGAATGGCAAGTGTGGCAGTATTTGCGGCGGAGCGGACTAGATCACATTTCCGTGGAGCGGGTGGTTTCCGGGATGGGAATTGTGCCAATTTATGAATCCTTGCGCTTACAGGATGCTAGTTATTCTATGGCACCAAAAACCGAGGCTGCAGAAATCTCCGCCGCTGCTTTGGATGGTTCTGACTCCCTGTGCGATCGAGCCCTGCAAATCTTCGTCGAAGCCTATGGCGCCGAAGCGGGCAATATGGCTCTAAAACTATTACCCTATGGAGGGTTATATTTAGCCGGAGGCATCGGCCCGAAAATTCTCCCCTTAATAGAAAAAGAACACCGCTTTATGAAAGCGTTTCGGGACAAGGGGCGAGTCAGTGGGCTATTAGAGCGAGTCCCCGTTCATCTAGTGTTAAATGACCAGGTAGGATTACTCGGAGCCGCTGTTTACACCTTGCGGATGTAA